Genomic window (Candidatus Krumholzibacteriota bacterium):
TGAGAGCTCCCTTTCCCGGGCCTATCTCGAAGACAGGTACAGGTCCACCCTGCATCACCGCGCCGACTATCCGGCCGATAACCGCTTTTGAGATCAGAAAATTCTGACCGAGGCTTTTCCTTGGCCTCTGACCTGACTTTTCTATCAATCCTTGCCTCCGGCTAGATCGAAAATATTTCTGTTTTCCCAGGGGAATCGCGTCGGAGCCTTTCCACGCTCAGCGGAAGGCTTATTCGCCTCTCGTTCCGCAACGCGGGCAGAAACCCTCGTTCGCCTTATATTCGATGTTGCATACAGGACAGAAAAACGAGGAGTCGAGATGTTTTTCTATCACTTTCTGCGCTTTTTCCCATTCTTCCGCCTGTACGAGTAATATCATACCAGAAGGATCGAGCGATTTCAATAAAAGAGACTTTATCCCGTTTTCACGAAGGATCTTTTCGCGATGCCCGGCAATGAAACCGCGCCTGAAAAACCCTATTCCCTGCCACTTAACTCTGCCGGCCTCCTCGAAGTGCCTGTCGCAGACCGCTACTCCATCGATCAAAAAATCAACGCTGTCGGTCTCTTCTCCGCATATCGCGCATCGCCTCGTCTTATTCACCCCTGATATCCTGTCCTGCCGCTCCCGATCCATTCCTGGATCAGAATATTCCCGAAGCGGGAGCTATGTGGTATTTTCGAATTTTAAACTCCGCGCCCTTTATCTTTCCGACCAGTTTTCGCGCTTCCCCGATATCTACCCCCGGGTAATCAAGGACCGTCACGATAGTATCAATCCTTGAAGCAGCCGCCTTTCGAATAAAATCAAGGACCGCGTCGAAGGCTTTTCCACCGGCGTCGGGCCTGCAGAGCCTCAGATACGAATCCCTGTCGGGAGCATTGAGGCTTATCGATACCGACGAGAAACTCTCTTCAAGTTCGGGGATTATATCGCGCCGGTTTATCATGTTTCCCTGCCCGTTCGTATTGAGCCTGACCGGAAGACCGGCCCTTTTCACCATGCTTGCGACCTCCACGATCTCCTTCACTCTCGTCGCAGGTTCCCCGTAACCGCAGAAGACGATCTCTTTGAATTTTCCTTCGTCAAGATACTTCCCCGCTGCCGCTGTCATATCCGCGGGCGAAGGATCGACGGCGAGATCGAGGTTGTAACCGTATAGTGTCTTCCCCGGCTGTTCGCGTGAGCAGAAGAGACAGCTGTTCGTGCAGCTTGAAGTTGGATTTATATAGAGCCTGTCGCCGATCGAATACGCCACGCTTGCAGGCAGATCTCGCTCTCCATGCATCAGTCTGCGATAGTTCACCTCCGCGGCCCGTTCGATGTCGGAGACCCCCACGCTCCTGAGCCCGGCGAATTTTTCGGCGATGATCTTTACGTAGGCCGGTTCGTTCCTTTTTCCCCTGTACGGGACGGGCGTAAGGTAGGGACAATCCGTTTCGAGGACGAATCCAGAGGAAGGGAGCCTCTCGACGATATCGGGAAGCTTCGAATTCTTGTACGTCAGCGGTCCGCCTATTCCCACAATAAACCCGAGTTCAAGTATCTTTGCCAGTTCGTCAGGCCCTCCCGAGAACGCGTGGAATATCCCACCCGCTCGCGAAGCGCCCTCTTCCTCAAGTATCCTTACAAGATCCTCGAAAGCGTCCCTGCAATGGATGACTATCGGTTTCGAAAACCGCAGCGCCAGCCCGATCTGCCTTCTCAACACATCCTGCTGGACATCTCTCGGGGAAAGGTCCCTGTAGTAATCGAGGCCGATCTCCCCCACGGCGAGGACTTTCTTTTTGAGAAGAAGAGGTTTGATCTTTTCCTCGAGAGAGGGAGACCAGTCGGTCGCGTGATGAGGATGTATGCCCGCGGCAGCGTATATTCCCGGATATTTTTCCGCCAGCGCGATCGTGGCGTCGATAGAGGAAGGATCATATCCAACGTTGAGGATCTCCCCTATCCCGGCCTTCCCGGCTCTTTCCATCACTTCACCGAAGTCGTCCCTGAACTCGGACATATTGAGATGAGCGTGAGAATCAATCAGCATATCTCTGTCAATCCTTGAAAATATCTTCCGGATCTTCCTGTATTCTCGGAAAAAGAGGGGAGGGCTGACTTATCTTTACCGCCGCGCAGCTTTTCGGAGGAAGATCGTCCAGCGAAAGGCCATCCTGACCGAGCTGCCCTGACAGCTCTTTCATGCGCTCCGGCATAAAGGGGGAAAGGACGACGGCCGAGCTCCTGAGCACGGCAAGCAGTTCCCTGAAAACCGCTTTCAACTCCTCCTTTTTTGATTCGTCTTTCGCCAGAACCCATGGGCTTTTTTCCTCTATATACCTGTTCGCTCTCTGTATGACAGTCCAGAAAGCCCCTAGCGCCCTGGAGAATTCAAGGTTTTCCATATTCTCCCGGTATCCATCGAGAGCGGTGGCAAGATCTTCGTAAAGATCGTTGCGCGAATCGAAAGGCGCCTCGTCGATATTCCCGCCAAGATATTTCGAGATCATCGCGAGGGTCCTGCTGGAAAGATTCCCGAGTTCGTTCGCCAGGTCGGCATTATATCTGTTTACCAAAATATCGACAGATATATCCCCGTCCTTGTCGAACGGGACTTCCCTCATGAGAAGATACCGGAGAGGATCAGCTCCGAAGACTGCCGCCATCTTTGCCGGATCCAGAATATTTCCCCGCGATTTGCTCATCTTCTCCCCGGCGAGCGATATGAATCCGTGAGCAAAGACGCTTTTCGGCAGTTCTACTCCCGCGGCCATAAGCATCGAGGGCCATATTACGCAGTGGAACCTTGTTATATCCTTGCCGATCACATGAAAATCGGCGGGCCAGTACTTTTCGAATGCGCCGCTTTCTTCCCCGCCGTAATCGAGAGCTGAGATATAGTTGGTCAGAGCGTCGAACCATACATAGACGACATGACCGGGATCGATCGGGAGAGGGATCCCCCACGCTACTCCCGCTCTTGATATCGAGACGTCATGAAGTCCGCTCTTTATCACGTTAAGCACTTCGTTCGCCCTCGTCTTCGGCCTGATGAAACCTGGATTCTTCTCGATATGATCGAGAAGCGGTTTCTCGAATTTAGACAGGGCGAAGAAATAGTTCTCCTCGCTGATACTTTTCGGCGCCTGCTTGTGGCTGGGGCATAGCCCGTCGACCAGGTCTTTCTCGCTGATGAATTCCTCGCACGATTCGCAGTAGAGTCCTTCGTATTTTCCCTTATAGATATATCCATTCTCGTGGATCCTGGTGAACAGGCAGCTGACTGCCTTTTCGTGCCGCTTCTCCGTCGTATGTATGAAATCGTCGTACGAGATATTCAGTTTTTTCCAGGTCCCGGTGAATTCTTCCGACATGATCCTGCAATAATCGAGCGGTTCCATATCTCTTTTTCGAGCTTCGCGTTCGACATTTGTGCTGTGCTCGTCGTTGCCCATCACAAAATGCGTCTCGAACCCGCAGAGCCTTTTGTACCTTGCCATACAATCGGCCCCGATCTTTTCATACGCCGTCCCAAGGTGGGGTTTCTGGTTCACGTAGTCGATCGCAGTCGTGATATAGAACCTCTTTTTACTCATCCTTCTCCCGATCGTCATTCGTCAAGATCTTCATCCTTGAATTTCTTGAGCAGTTCTTCCTCGTCAATGATCTCATCCTCGGGTTCTTCCTCGATCTCGCATATCCCGAGTTCTTCCCTGAATTTATCAAGAGATATCTCTATCGTATTGGCATCCTCGTCAGTAAGAGAGATCGTCTCGTTGAACAGGTTGATCTTGTCCAGCCTGTGTCTCGATCCGAAACATTTTATCTTGCTCCCGACTTTCGGGATGTCCTTCATCAGTTCCATATAATCAGACAGTTCGTACGCGAGGCAGCACATGAGCCTCCCGCAGGCGCCGGATATCTTTGCCGGTGTCAGCGGCAGGTTCTGATCTTTCGCCATTTTGAGCGTCACCGGTTCGAAGTCCTTGAGAAAAGTCGAGCAGCACAGCCTGCGGCCGCACATCCCCATGCCGTCGAATCTTCGCGCTTCGTCCCTTACGCCGATCTGCCGCAGATCGATCCTCGTCCTGAAAACAGAGGCGAGGTCCTTGACGAGTTCCCTGAAATCGATCCTGCCGTCCGAAGTAAAGTAGAAGGTGATCTTGTTTCCGTCGAACTGGTACTCAACGTCGACGAGTTTCATGTCGAGTTTATGGCTTTCCGCTTTTTCCTGGCATATCGAGAGAGCTTCCTTTTCCTTCTCCCTCACCTCTTTCATCATCTCGAGATCTTTATCGGTAGCGTGCCGGACGACTTCTTTCGCGTTTACCGGGATATCCCTGGCATGTACCTGCGCGAGCGAGATTATAAGACCCATATCTTCACCGCGGTCAGCCTGAACTATGCAATAGTTACCTTTTCTGAGATAAAGGGCTCTTGAGTTTTTGAAATATTCTTTTCTTTGAGCTTTGAACTGGATCTCTACGATTTCCATGAGAGCATCTCACCCCAGTCGATGTTATTGTTGAAAAGGGCAGCAGCAATCTGCTTTCTGTCCCTTCATCACCTGCTTTACGGTGTAAAAGGAATCTAATACCACTTCCCTGCCAAATCAAGGAGGAGTTGGTCCCACATAAGTTCGACGTCGATGTTCCTTCTCAATCCCTGCGAGGCCAGATTCACTTTTCTGATGTCGGCACTGATATCCCTTCCCGCGGCAATATCGATCAAGTCTTTTCCCAATTCCTTCCCCAGCGCCACTGCTTCGCGCGGCGGAAGAGCCCCGGCGTTGAAAAGCAGTACCTGCCGCAGAAGGGATGTCATTTCTTTCAGAAGCGCGGCGGTTTCTTCGCGCGTATATTCATCGGCCATGACCTCCGCCTCGCCAGGAATCTGGCGCGCCTTGCCTTCAATGACGAGCTTCAGCGCCTGGACGGCGTCATTTCGAAGCCTCAGAAACCTTTCGTCAAGAAAATCAGTCCCCCGGCGAAGATTTCCACCAGCCCGCAGAGCCAGTTCTCCCGCCTCTTTCTTTTCGACAGAATAGAATTTTTCAAGAAACTTCGCCGTCGTGCTCTCCGGAAGGTGATCGAATCTGATCTCCTGGCACCTGGAAAGGATCGTCGGAAGAAGCCGTTCGGGAAATTCGGTCACCAGAATAAGAACGGCCGACGAAGGAGGCTCTTCCAGAAGCTTGAGAAAAGCATTTTGCGCCTCGATTGTCGCCATGTGCGCCTCAAAAAGTATTACCGGAGAATATTTTCCCTCGAAAGGATGTTTCGACAGCGTCTCGACAAGCATCCTTATAATATCGATCCCGATGCTCCTCGCCTTGCTTCCGAACTCTCCCTTTTCGAAAAAATTCTCCCTTCTGCTTTCGATGATCACCGGAAGGGTCTTCTCGACCGGTCCGGACGGAAGCGGATAGACAAGATGGAGATCGGGATACTCCAGCCTTCCCGCTTTCAGGCATGCCGGGCATCTTTCTGCGGGGCACCTGTCCGGCGCGAGGCAGTTGAGTCTCGACGCGAGGGAAAAGGCGGCAAGTTCTTTTCCGGAACCTTCCGGTCCGGTAAAGAGAAGCGAAGACGGGATCTTTCCCGTCTCAAGCATCGTTGATATTATCTCCGCCTGCCTTTGCTGACCTTTCGCGATCAGCGAAGCTGCACCAAGGATATCGATCACTTTCCCCCTTTCTCAAGCCATTCTCCCGGATCAAGCGCCTTTTTTGATTTTCTTATCTCGAAATGCAGCGCGCTTTTCGCCACATCTCCCGGTCCGAGAGTCTCGGCGATCAACCCTCCCCTCTCGACCTGCGTCCCCTGTCTGGCGAAGATCTCGGCTATATGCGCGTAAAGAGTATAATAGCCGTCGCCGTGATTTAGTATTATGCAGTTTCCATATCCGGGCAGGACACCTGAAAAATCCACACGCCCCCTTCCGACCGCCAGGACCGGCTCACCCGGCCTTGTCTCAATGTCTATCCCGGTATTATAGGTGACCGTCCCGAATTCAGGATGCTTGAACCTGCCGAACCTCTTTACAATATTTCCCGTTACCGGCCTGCTCAACCTGCCCTTTAACGAGGCAAAATCCTTTTCCCCGTATTCCCCCCATGCCTGGGCCTGTTCGATCCTTGCCTTTTCAAGTTCCTCTATGAAATTCTGCATCTTCTTCTCGGCTTCGGCAAGCTCGGCGACTTTTTTCTCGTATCCCTTTTTGTCAGATTGTATTTTCCCGACGATATCTTTCTGTTTTTTCTCATTCTGTCTCAGTTTCCCGAGTTCTTCCCTTTTTTCTTTGCTGGATATCGAGACTTCAAAAAGGACCTGGGTAATCTGCGATTCCTGCTCCCTGATCTCTTCCCTGCGTTTCCTGACGTCCTCGACCAGGTCGGCATCCCTTTCGGCGATCAGCGAGATAAATTTATATCTTTGAAGCAGATCGGCAAAATTCTCCGCTTCGAGGATCTCCGCCCACGTGTGCCTCGGCCCGTTTTTATATATCTCTCTCAACCGCCTGGAAAGGACTTCCCGCCTTTGCCAGTATATCTGTTCGTTCATTTCGAGGTCGACCCTGAGGCTTTCCGAGCTTTCTTCAAGCATCGCCTTTTTCTCTTCGAGCCCATCGAGGAGCTTACCGGTCAGCGCGGCTTCTTCCCTGAGTTTTTTCAGATATTCCGATTCGTTTTTTTCCCGTTTCTCAAGATCTTTTATCTTCTTTCTCTGCTGTTCGATCTGGCTGCGAAGGTCCTGCAATTCGTTTTCTTTCTTTGTTATCTTTCCACTCAGATCGTTTTCCTGGGCGTGCCCCGGCTCCACGAGAAGCGCCGCCGCGAGTGCAAGGTGGCAGATGATTATTTTTGCAAGGTATCTCATTAGACTATAGAACGGTTTATGATCTTAAAAATCTCCTCAGGGCGGCATAACTTCCTACCGCGCCGAGCAGGGCGCAGAGAAAGACGAAGAGCGCTATAGCGTCCAGTCGAATAAAGACGAGGTCATGGATATATCGACTGGCAAACGCGTGGATGACTCCGAGCAGCCCCACGGCCAGGATCGAAGATACGATTCCCTGCAAAGCCCCCTCTATTATGAAGGGGATCTCAATATATCTGTTTGTCGCCCCGACGAGCTTGAGGATATCTATCGTTGCCCTGCTGTTGAATATCGTCAACCTGACAGTATTCGAAATCACGAATATCACGGAAAGAAAGACTATAAGGCCAAGGACAAGGTCTATTATGTAAAAGCTTCTCACCAGCCTCTCGCCCTTTTCGAACCACCGCTTTCCGAACCTTACTTCTTCGACTCCTTCCCAGGCGGCGATCCTTCCGGCAATCGCGTCCATCATACCACTACTTACATACCCTTCCTTCAGCTTGAGCCTGTATGCGTCAGGCAGCGGGTTGGAGTCAAGGGCATCGAGAAGCTCGTTCCCTTCTCCGAGAGTCTCCCGAAAATCTACGAGCGCTTCCTCCCTGGAGATAAAGACGACTTCCTCGACGCCTGTCTCCGATAACAATTTCACCTGGATCTCCCTGGACCGTTCTTCGTCAAGACCCTCGTCGAGATAAACGTACATCCTCGTCTCTTTGCTTGTTTTGTCTATGAAACCGGCGATATTGAGGGTCACCATCAGAAAAACGACCAGTATCAGCAGAGACAGCCCCATGATGATCACTGAGATCAGATTCGCAGTCTTGCGTCTCCAGAGCATGCTGACTGATTCGTCGAGTATGTACCTGAATTCGTTTATCTTCATTCTTCGTCCCCGCCGGTTATTTCATGCCCCGAAAGTCTTTCGGCGCTTTCGCTGACGCTTGATTCGTCTATCCTGTCTCTGATGTCACCTATATAGATTTTTTCGCTGTCCCTTACTATCGTGCCGTTTTCAAGATATATGATCCTCTGTCCGAAACTTCTGACAAGGTTTATGTCATGAGTAGCCATCAGGACGGCAGTGCCGCCGGCATTTATTTTAAACAGAAGCTCAAGTATATTCTTTGTCGCGACAGGATCGAGATTTCCGGTCGGTTCGTCGGCGAGAAGGATCGACGGTCTGTTCGCCACGGCCCTTGCTATCGCCACTCGCTGCTGTTCTCCACCGGATAGAGTCCGGGGATATTCGTACCGTTTGTGATAAAGTCCTACCCGCGTGAGAATGTCAGTCATCTGGCGCTTGATCTCACCCATCCGCAGACCTGTCACCTTCATCGCCAGCGCTATATTCTCAAAGACCGTGCGATCGTCCAGGAGCCGGAAATCCTGAAAGATGATCCCCATTCTTCGTCGAAGGTCCGGGATTGTCTTTCTTTTCATCCTCGATGAGACGTACGGGCCAACGACGACTTCTCCCGAGGCGGGAATATCATCCATATACAGCATCTTCAGGAGTGTGCTCTTTCCGGCGCCGCTCGGACCGACAAGAAAGACGATCTCTCCATTCGAGATCTGGAGATTGACGTCTGTCAGGCTGAAATGCCTGCCCAGATCCTTTGAAAGGTGATAGACCCCCGCGATTATCCTTTTTTCCTGCGTCATCCCGATATCAGACCCCTGTTTTTTCCTTCCTCTTCGAGAGACACTGCTCGGCAAGAGTGAGAGCCGCTTCGAGGCTTCCGGTCGAGGCGACAGACTTTCCCGCGATATCGTAGGCTGTTCCGTGACAGACCGAAGTCCTGATAATCGGAAGCCCTATCGTCATATTAACTCCGCCGGTGAATCCGTTGATCTTGAAAGGTATCATGCCCTGATCATGATAAAGGGCGATAAAAGCGTCTGCTTTTTTATTCTCCCGGGAACAGAAAAGAGTGTCGGCGGGGACGGGGCCGTCCGCGTCTATCCCTTCGGCCCTTAACTTTTCAATGGCAGGCGCTATTATATCGATCTCTTCCCTTCCGTTTATCCCTCCATCGCCGGCATGCGGATTGAGCGCGGCGACCCTGATCACGGGGGCCTTAATCCCGAAATCCCTGACAAGGGAATCCCTCGTGACCCTCACTCCCGTAATTATGAGATCTTCCGTTATCTGAGCGGAGACGCCGGCGAGAGGAATATCTCTCGTCAATATCAGTATCCTCAGCTTTCCCGAGACCATCAGCATCTGGCAATCGGGCGCGTCCATCAATTCCGACAACATCGCCGTATGGCCGTTATAATGATAGCCCCCGAGATGAAGCGCTTCTTTCGATGCCGGACCCGTCACTATCCCATCGATGAGTCCCTGTTTCGCCATATTTATCGCCAGTTCGACCGAACGGCCCGAGATCAGGCCGCTTTCAGCGGAGGGACATCCCTGTTCGACGTCAAGACCCCCGGTAAGATCGATGAACGCGGGAAATGCCACCGGTCTCTTTCCCGAAAGAGCCTCTTCCGCCGTAACCGCCTCTGCCGCGACCGACACTTCCTCTCCGAGTTCCTTGTTCATCGGCCCGAGACTACCTATGATCCATAGATCCGATCGGTCCAGCCGGCCCCTTCCGAGTAATGTCGTGACGATCTCGGGACCTATTCCCGCCGGGTCGCCGATCGTGAGCGCGATCCTCCGCCTTGTCTCACGCATTCCAGCCTCCACTGTCTCCTTCAAGAGGAGTCTCCCGGATGACTCTGAAGTATTCCGCTCTGTCCTTCCTTGAAATCTGCCCGGTGGGGATCCGCGTAAGTTCGATCACCGTCAGCCGTTCAGGAAACCTTATTTCCACTCTGTCTCCGATCGAGACGATGCTGGAAGGTTTTACGGCCCTTCCATTGAGCTTTATGCTCCCCGCTTCGCATCCTTTTCTCGCAAGGGTGCGCGTCTTGATCAGACATAGCGCTTTGAGCAGCAGGTCGATCCTCATCGCTCCTCTTCGCTCTTTATGTCGACGTGATATATTTCCTTGAGGTTCGCCACGTAATCCTCGAACGTCTTCATAAAGCTCTCTCTCTGGATCAGATCCCTTATCCTTTCTCTCGCTTCATCAAGGTTGAACGGCCTCTCTTCGGTCCATCCATTGACCTTGATGATCCTGAAACCCTTTTCCTCCTCGACCAGAGGGGCTATCTCCCCCGCTTTCAGCCCCTGGATCGATTCAAGAAAAAACGCGGGAAGCCTGTTCACGGCGATCTCTCCTATATTTCCGCCGTCTTCTTTCGTACTCCAGTCTTCAGAGTAGAGCCTTGCCATCTCGGCAAAATCGGCGCCATTGATGATATCCTCCCTGATCTTTTCCGCCATGGCACGCGTCGCGTCGACATCGGTATCTATCTTGATCAGTATATGCCGCAATTTTATTTCATCGCCGCTGACCTCTTCCAGTTTTATCAGGTGAATTCCATGCTCTGTCATCACGGGACCGCTGACCTCGGAGACTGTCAATTTCCGGACCGCTTCCTCGAACCGGGGATTGTCGAGATCCTCGAGTTTTAAAAACCCCAGGCTTCCACCGTATTTGGCGCTTGGCCCCTCGGAAAATGATTTTGCCGTTTCAGCGAAATCGGCTCCTTCCTCAAGCCTTTTCTGTATTTCCGCGATCTTCGCCATCGCGGCTTCCTCCGCGCTTTTCTCGGCCTTCATATAGATAAGTATCTGGGCAAGAGAGACCGTTCCGGGGCGCTTCTCGAACTCGTTATAATGCTCCCTGTAATATTTCCGGATGTCATCTTCCGTCACTTTTTCATTCATCAGCCCTTCACGGTATTTCAGGCTTTCTATCAACGCATTCGCCCTGATCTTCTCCCTCCACTGGGATTCAAGCTGTTCAAGGGTGATGCCCGCCTTCGCCAGTTCGACATCAAGCGCGTCTCTGCCGCCTATCGCTCGAATATTCTCGTTAAGTATCCGGTCGACCTCGGACTCAATCCTCTCCTCAGCCACTTCGATCCCCAGCTTTTCGGCGTGCACGACCAGAAGAAGATGTGACACCAGTCCGTCAAGGATCTCCTCCCTTTTCTGTTTTTCCTCGGAAGCCGGCAGGCTTGTCTTCTGAAGCTGCATGAGCAGCTGCTGGTATTCCATCTCTATGTCACTTGCAAGCAAAGCCCTGTCCTGGACTATAGCGACGACCCTGTCGATGACTTCCCGATCTTTTTCTTCCCCTTCGGCCGGCAATGACAACGCGGCTGACAACGCAACGAAAAATGCCGCGAAAACGACTCTCTTCAATCCCTTCACAACTGTTCCTCCCTTTCCGGAACCGTGTCTCCGCTCACCGGATTTTCAGCCGGGACATCTGCCAGCGGCACGTAATTCTTTTCGAAATATTCTATGTCGGTTGAATTTCTCAACGCCCCGGTGAACTCCTTGAATGCTTTTTCCCGTTTCTCCATGATCAGCCGGCTCATGATCCCTCCCCTGATCTCATCGAGGGAGACTTTCACCCGGGCTTCGCGCATACCGACCATCTTTATTATGTGAAATCCGAAGTCAGATTCTACGATCCCGCTGACCTCGTCCGGTTTAAGGTCGAAGATCACAGTCTCGAATTCAGGGATCATATTCCCTTTTGTCAGATACCCGAGATCTCCCCCGCGTTTGGCGACCGGATCGACAGAATACCTGTTCGCGACCCACGCGAACTGTTTTGTCTTCAGAAGCTCCTGGACTTCCTCGGCCTCTTCCAGGGTATTTACCAGAATATGCCTGACCCTGTACTCGTATTTATACTCATCTCCATGACGGATGAAGTAATCCTCGATCTCTTCCTCGCTCACCTGGATCCGTTCTCGCAGTTCGAGAAAGATCAGGTGATCGGCCAGAAATTCTTTTTCAAGCCCCTTTATCCTCGCCCTTACGCGTGGATCGTTCTGAAGCCCTCTGCGAAGAGCTTCCCGGTAGAGGATCTCCAATTCTACCCAGTGCTGTATGAACCTGCTTTTTTCCTCGACGGAAAAGGGGATCTTTTCGCTTTCCGGCAGCAGGTTCTCAAGCTTATCGTCAGTCAGCACGATATCGCCGACTCTTACTATCGCTCCCGCCGGGATCGCGCGCGCGTTATTTTTTTCCGTTTCCGCGCAGCCGGTTATCGCCGCCACCACCAGAAAAAAAGCGATCGGCAATCCGGCCTGTCTCCCGTTTTTCAATTAGCCACCAGCCTTTTACAGTCTGGTCCTGTTCATCTTCGCTTTTTCCAGATTCTTTTCGTAGATCTCTATTACATACGTTTCGCGCCAGTCTTCCATCTTTTTATCAAGAAGCTCCGATCCCTTTTTCTCCATCAGTTGTTTTTTGATCGCGGACTCGGCTTCCTCAAAGGTGGGGATCCCGCCCGGCTCTATCTCGAGCACCTTGATGACAGCCCACCCTCTTGACATTTCGAAAGGGTCTGATATCGAACCGACCGCCGGGAGGGCAAAAGCGACGCCGTCATACTCGAGATAGTTGCCTGAGGGTATAAGCCCCGTTTTTCCCATGTTATCCTTGACGGTTGGATCCTTTGAATATTTTCTGGTCAGCAAGTCAAAACTTTCCTTGGCCCTGGCTTTCTGCGCAACCATATTCGCGGTAGCCTCATCCTCAAGGACTATGATCTGGTAGTTTCTTTTTTCCTTGGTCCTGAACATTTCCCTGCTCTCTTCGTATTCCTCCCTGATCTCTCTTTCAGTAACGCTGATCTCGTCCTGTATCTGATCCTGGTAGAGCCTGTACACGAGGAACTGTTCGAGGCGCTTTTCATAATTTTCCTTTACTTCCGGCACCTCGAGGACCTTGGCCACCTCTTCCGCGTACACGGGAAGAATCCTGTC
Coding sequences:
- a CDS encoding YchF/TatD family DNA exonuclease, giving the protein MLIDSHAHLNMSEFRDDFGEVMERAGKAGIGEILNVGYDPSSIDATIALAEKYPGIYAAAGIHPHHATDWSPSLEEKIKPLLLKKKVLAVGEIGLDYYRDLSPRDVQQDVLRRQIGLALRFSKPIVIHCRDAFEDLVRILEEEGASRAGGIFHAFSGGPDELAKILELGFIVGIGGPLTYKNSKLPDIVERLPSSGFVLETDCPYLTPVPYRGKRNEPAYVKIIAEKFAGLRSVGVSDIERAAEVNYRRLMHGERDLPASVAYSIGDRLYINPTSSCTNSCLFCSREQPGKTLYGYNLDLAVDPSPADMTAAAGKYLDEGKFKEIVFCGYGEPATRVKEIVEVASMVKRAGLPVRLNTNGQGNMINRRDIIPELEESFSSVSISLNAPDRDSYLRLCRPDAGGKAFDAVLDFIRKAAASRIDTIVTVLDYPGVDIGEARKLVGKIKGAEFKIRKYHIAPASGIF
- a CDS encoding ATP-binding cassette domain-containing protein encodes the protein MTQEKRIIAGVYHLSKDLGRHFSLTDVNLQISNGEIVFLVGPSGAGKSTLLKMLYMDDIPASGEVVVGPYVSSRMKRKTIPDLRRRMGIIFQDFRLLDDRTVFENIALAMKVTGLRMGEIKRQMTDILTRVGLYHKRYEYPRTLSGGEQQRVAIARAVANRPSILLADEPTGNLDPVATKNILELLFKINAGGTAVLMATHDINLVRSFGQRIIYLENGTIVRDSEKIYIGDIRDRIDESSVSESAERLSGHEITGGDEE
- a CDS encoding peptidoglycan DD-metalloendopeptidase family protein, whose product is MRYLAKIIICHLALAAALLVEPGHAQENDLSGKITKKENELQDLRSQIEQQRKKIKDLEKREKNESEYLKKLREEAALTGKLLDGLEEKKAMLEESSESLRVDLEMNEQIYWQRREVLSRRLREIYKNGPRHTWAEILEAENFADLLQRYKFISLIAERDADLVEDVRKRREEIREQESQITQVLFEVSISSKEKREELGKLRQNEKKQKDIVGKIQSDKKGYEKKVAELAEAEKKMQNFIEELEKARIEQAQAWGEYGEKDFASLKGRLSRPVTGNIVKRFGRFKHPEFGTVTYNTGIDIETRPGEPVLAVGRGRVDFSGVLPGYGNCIILNHGDGYYTLYAHIAEIFARQGTQVERGGLIAETLGPGDVAKSALHFEIRKSKKALDPGEWLEKGGK
- a CDS encoding stage 0 sporulation family protein; this translates as MEIVEIQFKAQRKEYFKNSRALYLRKGNYCIVQADRGEDMGLIISLAQVHARDIPVNAKEVVRHATDKDLEMMKEVREKEKEALSICQEKAESHKLDMKLVDVEYQFDGNKITFYFTSDGRIDFRELVKDLASVFRTRIDLRQIGVRDEARRFDGMGMCGRRLCCSTFLKDFEPVTLKMAKDQNLPLTPAKISGACGRLMCCLAYELSDYMELMKDIPKVGSKIKCFGSRHRLDKINLFNETISLTDEDANTIEISLDKFREELGICEIEEEPEDEIIDEEELLKKFKDEDLDE
- a CDS encoding ABC transporter permease: MKINEFRYILDESVSMLWRRKTANLISVIIMGLSLLILVVFLMVTLNIAGFIDKTSKETRMYVYLDEGLDEERSREIQVKLLSETGVEEVVFISREEALVDFRETLGEGNELLDALDSNPLPDAYRLKLKEGYVSSGMMDAIAGRIAAWEGVEEVRFGKRWFEKGERLVRSFYIIDLVLGLIVFLSVIFVISNTVRLTIFNSRATIDILKLVGATNRYIEIPFIIEGALQGIVSSILAVGLLGVIHAFASRYIHDLVFIRLDAIALFVFLCALLGAVGSYAALRRFLRS
- the metG gene encoding methionine--tRNA ligase, with the protein product MSKKRFYITTAIDYVNQKPHLGTAYEKIGADCMARYKRLCGFETHFVMGNDEHSTNVEREARKRDMEPLDYCRIMSEEFTGTWKKLNISYDDFIHTTEKRHEKAVSCLFTRIHENGYIYKGKYEGLYCESCEEFISEKDLVDGLCPSHKQAPKSISEENYFFALSKFEKPLLDHIEKNPGFIRPKTRANEVLNVIKSGLHDVSISRAGVAWGIPLPIDPGHVVYVWFDALTNYISALDYGGEESGAFEKYWPADFHVIGKDITRFHCVIWPSMLMAAGVELPKSVFAHGFISLAGEKMSKSRGNILDPAKMAAVFGADPLRYLLMREVPFDKDGDISVDILVNRYNADLANELGNLSSRTLAMISKYLGGNIDEAPFDSRNDLYEDLATALDGYRENMENLEFSRALGAFWTVIQRANRYIEEKSPWVLAKDESKKEELKAVFRELLAVLRSSAVVLSPFMPERMKELSGQLGQDGLSLDDLPPKSCAAVKISQPSPLFPRIQEDPEDIFKD
- a CDS encoding DNA polymerase III subunit: MIDILGAASLIAKGQQRQAEIISTMLETGKIPSSLLFTGPEGSGKELAAFSLASRLNCLAPDRCPAERCPACLKAGRLEYPDLHLVYPLPSGPVEKTLPVIIESRRENFFEKGEFGSKARSIGIDIIRMLVETLSKHPFEGKYSPVILFEAHMATIEAQNAFLKLLEEPPSSAVLILVTEFPERLLPTILSRCQEIRFDHLPESTTAKFLEKFYSVEKKEAGELALRAGGNLRRGTDFLDERFLRLRNDAVQALKLVIEGKARQIPGEAEVMADEYTREETAALLKEMTSLLRQVLLFNAGALPPREAVALGKELGKDLIDIAAGRDISADIRKVNLASQGLRRNIDVELMWDQLLLDLAGKWY